From one Synechocystis sp. PCC 6803 substr. PCC-P genomic stretch:
- a CDS encoding MFS transporter yields the protein MKTFVTLCLGQALSSIGSGMTYFSLTIWIWQKTNSAMSVALILVFYQLPQIIITPLSGILTDYFSHKKLLIVSDIGSAVCTFSVGILAFLQILNVKYIYLIASIIGCFGNIQTLSYITLVPLIVPYQHHARASSMGAITAYSAGIVAPALAGILFPVMGLTGITIIDMTTFMIAAITILILPIAFGIKSPKITNQTLFVVRLKENFVDDIFFGLKYIYNHPNLSKILIIFSLFSFVEGITEVIYQPMILAKTGGNTEILGIIVAIGGVGGIVGGTICSIWGGFKRRTTGIFIGFIINGFSRLAMGLIAQPKFWLLANVGASLPSPLITSSYTAIWYEKVAREIQGRVLAADYLIGTVISSLSGLAAGILANQISVMLTHLSNFLILPINEIFGPPPGSGMAFLMVNCGVLAFLLGLWGLLIYQRGDD from the coding sequence ATGAAGACCTTTGTCACTCTTTGCTTGGGACAGGCTCTGTCGTCTATTGGTAGCGGTATGACTTATTTTTCTCTGACTATATGGATATGGCAAAAGACAAATTCTGCTATGTCAGTGGCTTTGATTTTAGTTTTTTATCAGCTCCCGCAAATTATCATTACACCTTTATCTGGTATCCTTACTGATTATTTTTCTCACAAAAAATTGCTAATTGTTAGCGATATCGGCTCTGCTGTATGTACATTTTCTGTGGGAATCCTAGCTTTTTTACAGATTCTTAATGTTAAGTATATATATCTGATTGCATCTATTATTGGTTGTTTTGGTAACATTCAAACCCTTAGTTATATTACCCTGGTCCCTTTAATTGTTCCTTATCAACACCATGCTCGTGCTAGTAGTATGGGAGCCATTACTGCATATAGCGCCGGAATTGTTGCCCCCGCTTTGGCTGGAATCTTATTTCCTGTGATGGGGCTAACTGGCATCACAATAATTGACATGACAACGTTCATGATCGCCGCTATAACGATCTTGATTCTACCAATAGCATTCGGAATTAAATCTCCTAAAATCACCAACCAAACTTTATTTGTTGTACGATTGAAAGAAAATTTTGTTGACGATATATTTTTTGGACTTAAATATATCTATAACCATCCAAATTTATCAAAGATATTGATCATTTTTTCATTGTTTAGCTTTGTAGAAGGAATCACTGAAGTAATTTACCAGCCTATGATTCTAGCAAAAACTGGAGGAAACACTGAGATTTTAGGGATTATTGTGGCCATCGGAGGAGTGGGGGGTATTGTTGGAGGAACTATTTGTAGTATTTGGGGAGGCTTCAAAAGAAGAACAACTGGTATTTTTATTGGCTTTATAATCAATGGATTCAGTCGATTGGCCATGGGACTGATTGCCCAACCAAAATTTTGGCTACTAGCTAACGTTGGTGCATCACTACCAAGTCCCTTAATCACCAGTTCATATACAGCAATTTGGTATGAGAAAGTTGCACGGGAAATACAAGGCCGAGTATTGGCTGCAGATTATTTGATCGGCACTGTTATCAGTAGTTTATCTGGATTGGCCGCAGGAATTTTAGCTAATCAGATATCGGTAATGCTGACTCACTTGAGTAACTTTTTAATCCTACCTATCAATGAAATTTTTGGACCTCCCCCAGGCAGCGGCATGGCATTCTTAAT